One window from the genome of Amycolatopsis sp. NBC_01480 encodes:
- a CDS encoding chitinase: MRLPSPRKLATALGGLVAIAAGLAAPAATAGAAPAVNDSAVPVAPYVDMGAWPTPVLSAMSAGGGVKSFTLGFVTSAGCKASWFNAYDPRAGWQSDEIGKIRAAGGDVKVSFGGASGIELAQACTDTSALVAEYDAVVKAYGLKYIDLDIEGAAVADTATIQRRSQALKTVQADNPGLKISLTLPVLPDGLTSDGLNVVNSAKSAGVDVDMVNVMAMDYYQGAGDQGAKAISAAKATQAQVKSIFGLSDAAAWQKVGVTPMLGVNDSQNEIFYQKDATALVDFAKTVHIGMLSMWEAGRDANACTGALYKCTNVPQQPYEFAKIFAGYNG, translated from the coding sequence ATGCGACTCCCCTCTCCCCGGAAACTGGCCACCGCGCTCGGCGGGCTGGTGGCGATCGCCGCCGGGCTGGCGGCGCCGGCAGCCACGGCCGGCGCCGCTCCCGCCGTCAATGACTCGGCGGTCCCCGTCGCGCCCTATGTGGACATGGGCGCCTGGCCGACGCCGGTTCTGTCTGCCATGTCCGCGGGCGGCGGGGTGAAGAGCTTCACTCTCGGCTTCGTCACCTCGGCCGGCTGCAAGGCGAGCTGGTTCAACGCCTACGACCCGCGCGCCGGCTGGCAGTCCGACGAAATCGGCAAGATCCGCGCGGCCGGCGGCGACGTGAAGGTGTCGTTCGGCGGCGCGTCGGGCATCGAGCTGGCCCAGGCGTGCACGGACACCTCGGCACTGGTCGCGGAGTACGACGCGGTCGTGAAGGCGTACGGCCTCAAGTACATCGACCTGGACATCGAGGGCGCCGCAGTGGCCGACACGGCGACGATCCAGCGCCGGTCGCAGGCACTGAAGACCGTGCAGGCCGACAACCCCGGCCTCAAGATCTCGCTGACCCTGCCCGTGCTGCCGGACGGGCTCACCTCGGACGGGCTCAACGTGGTCAACTCGGCCAAGTCCGCCGGCGTCGACGTGGACATGGTCAACGTGATGGCGATGGACTACTACCAGGGCGCCGGTGACCAGGGAGCGAAGGCGATCTCCGCGGCCAAGGCCACGCAGGCCCAGGTCAAGTCCATCTTCGGGCTGTCGGACGCGGCCGCCTGGCAGAAGGTCGGCGTCACCCCGATGCTCGGCGTCAACGACTCGCAGAACGAGATCTTCTACCAGAAGGACGCCACCGCACTGGTCGACTTCGCGAAGACCGTGCACATCGGCATGCTGTCGATGTGGGAGGCCGGCCGCGACGCGAATGCGTGCACCGGCGCGCTCTACAAGTGCACCAACGTCCCGCAGCAGCCGTACG
- a CDS encoding SAM-dependent methyltransferase, whose amino-acid sequence MTEQMPVFDRGFWEELYGSQTSLWTGRPNPQLVTEAADLRPGRALDAGCGEGGDALWLAASGWQVTAVDFSATALARGAKEAAAQGLDERISWQQADLTSWTPDEQFDLVSAQFMHLPTPERTALFARLAAAVAPGGTLLIVGHHPSDLEAGVPRPQVPDLFFTAEAVAATLDDGWDRVVTDARSRMGTLPDGSEVSIRDAVLVARRRG is encoded by the coding sequence ATGACGGAGCAGATGCCGGTGTTCGACCGGGGATTCTGGGAAGAGCTTTACGGTTCGCAGACGTCGCTGTGGACCGGACGGCCCAACCCGCAGCTGGTCACCGAGGCGGCGGACCTGCGTCCGGGCCGCGCGCTGGACGCGGGCTGCGGCGAAGGCGGCGACGCCCTGTGGCTCGCCGCCTCCGGCTGGCAAGTGACGGCCGTCGACTTTTCGGCCACGGCGCTGGCGCGCGGCGCGAAGGAGGCCGCGGCGCAGGGCCTGGACGAGCGGATCTCGTGGCAGCAGGCCGATCTGACGTCGTGGACGCCGGACGAGCAGTTCGACTTGGTGTCGGCCCAGTTCATGCACCTGCCGACGCCCGAGCGCACGGCCCTGTTCGCGCGGCTGGCGGCGGCGGTCGCGCCGGGCGGGACGCTGCTCATCGTCGGGCACCATCCGTCGGACCTGGAGGCGGGAGTGCCCCGTCCGCAGGTACCCGACCTGTTCTTCACGGCCGAAGCCGTCGCCGCGACTCTCGACGACGGGTGGGACCGCGTGGTCACCGACGCTCGGTCGCGGATGGGGACTCTTCCGGACGGGAGCGAAGTGTCCATTCGCGACGCTGTGCTGGTGGCCCGGCGCCGGGGGTGA
- a CDS encoding NAD(P)/FAD-dependent oxidoreductase, with product MDERYDVVVVGGGAAGLSGAVALSRARRSVLVVDAGEPRNAPAGHVHNYLGREGSTPAELLAAGRVEVEGYGGQVVNGTVTTARRRENGDFTLELADGRSVRARRLLVATGLVDELPDVPGVAERWGRDVLHCPYCHGWEVRDQAVGILATNPMSAHQALLWRQWTADVTLFLHTAPPLDADQRKQLAARGIRVVEGEVAALEVADDALTGVRLRSGEFVAREAMVVAPRFTARVGVLASLGLAAVEQEMGGYVVGSAVPSDANGATAVPGVWLAGNVTDLRSQVIISAGAGLNAAAALNFDLIDEDVRLALDANGPFTPETEQRVSELVAGARRHGI from the coding sequence GTGGACGAGAGATACGACGTGGTGGTCGTCGGCGGCGGGGCGGCCGGCCTGAGCGGGGCGGTGGCGCTGTCGCGGGCGCGCCGTTCGGTGCTGGTCGTCGACGCCGGCGAGCCGCGGAACGCGCCGGCTGGGCACGTGCACAACTACCTGGGCCGCGAGGGCAGCACGCCCGCCGAGCTGCTCGCCGCCGGACGCGTGGAGGTCGAGGGCTACGGCGGCCAGGTCGTGAACGGGACCGTCACGACCGCGCGTCGACGCGAAAACGGCGACTTCACCCTGGAGCTGGCCGACGGCCGGTCGGTGCGCGCGCGTCGCCTCCTGGTGGCGACGGGCCTGGTCGACGAGTTGCCGGACGTTCCCGGCGTGGCCGAGCGCTGGGGCCGCGACGTGCTGCACTGCCCCTACTGCCACGGCTGGGAGGTGCGCGACCAGGCCGTCGGCATCCTCGCGACGAACCCGATGTCCGCGCACCAGGCGTTGTTGTGGCGACAGTGGACGGCGGACGTCACGCTGTTCCTCCACACCGCGCCGCCGCTCGACGCCGACCAGCGCAAGCAGCTGGCCGCGCGTGGGATCCGCGTCGTGGAAGGCGAAGTCGCCGCGCTGGAAGTGGCCGACGACGCGCTGACCGGCGTCCGGCTGCGGTCGGGCGAATTCGTCGCGCGGGAGGCAATGGTCGTCGCGCCGCGGTTCACCGCGCGAGTGGGCGTGCTGGCGTCGCTCGGTCTGGCGGCGGTGGAGCAGGAGATGGGCGGGTACGTCGTCGGCTCGGCGGTGCCGTCGGACGCGAATGGCGCGACGGCCGTCCCCGGGGTGTGGCTGGCCGGGAACGTGACGGATCTGCGGTCGCAGGTGATCATCTCCGCGGGCGCCGGGCTGAATGCCGCTGCCGCGCTGAACTTCGACCTCATCGACGAGGACGTGCGGCTGGCCCTGGACGCGAACGGACCGTTCACGCCCGAAACCGAACAGCGGGTGAGCGAGCTGGTGGCCGGCGCGCGTAGGCACGGGATTTGA
- a CDS encoding helix-turn-helix domain-containing protein, whose translation MTDEQPDFGEVLQTIGPRLRGLRKQRNATLTQLSATTGISVSTLSRLESGQRKPTLELLLPLARAHQVPLDELVDAPPTGDPRLHPRPVVRNGITIMPLTRRPGGLRAYKQIFPPNWPDQEPDLRVHDGYEWAYVLSGRLRLILGEHDFILRPGEVVEFDTHVPHWFGNPGPEPCEVLALFGPQGERFHVRARPASGS comes from the coding sequence ATGACCGACGAACAGCCCGACTTCGGCGAGGTACTCCAGACGATCGGCCCGCGCCTGCGCGGCCTGCGGAAACAGCGGAACGCGACGTTGACGCAGCTCTCGGCGACCACCGGGATCTCGGTCAGCACCCTCTCGCGGCTGGAGTCGGGCCAGCGGAAGCCGACCCTGGAGCTGCTGCTGCCACTGGCCCGCGCCCACCAGGTGCCGCTGGACGAACTCGTCGACGCGCCGCCGACCGGCGATCCGCGGCTGCACCCCCGCCCGGTCGTGCGCAATGGCATCACGATCATGCCGCTCACCCGCCGCCCCGGCGGCCTGCGCGCGTACAAGCAGATCTTCCCGCCGAACTGGCCGGACCAGGAGCCGGACCTGCGTGTGCACGACGGGTACGAATGGGCCTACGTCCTGTCCGGACGGTTACGCCTCATCCTCGGCGAGCACGACTTCATCCTCCGGCCGGGCGAAGTGGTGGAGTTCGACACACACGTTCCGCACTGGTTCGGCAATCCCGGGCCGGAGCCGTGCGAGGTGCTCGCGCTGTTCGGGCCGCAGGGCGAACGGTTCCACGTGCGCGCCCGTCCGGCGTCAGGATCCTGA
- a CDS encoding alpha/beta hydrolase, with amino-acid sequence MRHDIEFDAEGAVLRGWFYEAEGASGPAPCVVMAHGWSSTKLMYLDRFAEVFAAAGLAVLVFDNRGWGESGTAPGKPRHEIDPWEQIRDYQHAITHAQNRPEVDPDRIGVWGTSFSAAHAFVVAAIDRRVKAVSGQAPFISGHTTYANLARVNNLVVGPEVFTADRRARAAGEPPATIPVIGDDPGELVGLPTPDSREWFTRTRAELDPSWPNEVTLRSMDLFRGYEPARYLPDITPTPLLMIVGREDGLTGGNLAASAYETAAEPKKIVFLPGGHFAAYTGDGFVAASSAARDWFVEHLTAR; translated from the coding sequence ATGCGGCACGACATCGAGTTCGACGCCGAGGGCGCCGTGCTTCGCGGCTGGTTCTACGAGGCGGAGGGGGCGAGCGGTCCGGCGCCGTGCGTGGTGATGGCGCACGGCTGGTCGTCGACGAAGCTGATGTACCTCGACCGGTTCGCCGAGGTCTTCGCGGCGGCGGGCCTCGCGGTGCTGGTCTTCGACAACCGCGGCTGGGGCGAGTCCGGCACCGCGCCCGGGAAGCCGCGGCACGAGATCGACCCGTGGGAGCAGATCCGCGACTACCAGCACGCGATCACCCACGCGCAGAACCGCCCGGAGGTCGACCCGGACCGCATCGGCGTGTGGGGCACCAGTTTCTCGGCGGCGCACGCGTTCGTGGTGGCGGCGATCGACCGCCGGGTGAAGGCGGTGAGCGGGCAGGCGCCGTTCATCAGCGGCCACACGACGTACGCGAACCTCGCCCGGGTGAACAACCTCGTGGTCGGGCCGGAGGTCTTCACCGCCGATCGGCGCGCCCGCGCGGCCGGCGAGCCGCCCGCGACGATCCCGGTCATCGGCGACGACCCCGGCGAGCTGGTCGGCCTGCCGACCCCGGACTCGCGGGAGTGGTTCACCCGGACCCGCGCGGAGCTGGACCCGAGCTGGCCCAACGAGGTCACCCTGCGCAGCATGGACCTCTTCCGCGGCTACGAGCCGGCCCGCTACCTGCCGGACATCACGCCGACCCCGCTGCTGATGATCGTCGGCCGAGAGGACGGCCTCACCGGTGGCAACCTGGCCGCCTCGGCCTACGAAACGGCGGCCGAGCCGAAGAAGATCGTGTTCCTGCCGGGCGGCCATTTCGCCGCGTACACGGGTGATGGGTTCGTCGCAGCATCGTCCGCGGCGCGCGACTGGTTCGTGGAACACCTGACAGCCCGGTGA
- a CDS encoding SDR family oxidoreductase — translation MTTATGQLDGRHVVVLGGTSGIGFATAVAAAAEGANVTVASSRQSSVDRALAQLPATATGRALDLADAAKVRAFFDELGEFDHLVFTAGEPLELMPLDTLDVEAARRFFGLRCFGALTAVQAAVPHLREGGSITLTSGTAAARGGTGWGIAASICAAIEGLTRSLAVELAPLRVNAVAPGVVRSPLWQGMTEADREQMFKETGAGLPAGRVGEPEDVARAYVYCMTQRWATGTVQLIDGGTVLA, via the coding sequence ATGACAACGGCAACTGGACAGCTCGACGGCCGGCACGTGGTCGTCCTGGGTGGCACGTCGGGGATCGGCTTCGCGACGGCGGTTGCGGCGGCCGCCGAGGGCGCGAACGTGACTGTCGCGTCGAGCCGGCAGTCCAGTGTGGACAGGGCGCTCGCGCAGCTGCCTGCCACGGCGACGGGCCGTGCGCTCGACCTCGCCGACGCCGCGAAGGTCCGCGCCTTCTTCGACGAGCTGGGCGAGTTCGACCACCTCGTGTTCACCGCGGGCGAGCCGCTTGAGCTGATGCCGCTGGACACGCTCGACGTCGAGGCCGCCCGCAGGTTCTTCGGGCTGCGCTGCTTCGGCGCGCTCACCGCCGTGCAGGCCGCGGTCCCGCACCTGCGCGAGGGCGGCTCGATCACTCTGACCAGCGGGACGGCGGCCGCGCGCGGCGGCACCGGCTGGGGCATCGCGGCGAGCATCTGCGCGGCCATCGAGGGGCTGACCCGCTCGCTCGCCGTCGAACTCGCGCCGCTGCGGGTCAACGCCGTCGCCCCCGGCGTCGTGCGCTCGCCGCTCTGGCAGGGCATGACCGAAGCCGACCGCGAGCAGATGTTCAAGGAGACGGGCGCCGGCCTGCCTGCCGGCCGCGTCGGCGAGCCCGAGGACGTCGCACGGGCGTACGTCTACTGCATGACCCAGCGCTGGGCGACCGGCACCGTCCAGCTGATCGACGGCGGCACCGTCCTGGCCTGA
- a CDS encoding phospholipase D-like domain-containing protein: MVADAGRGVTVRVILDQNREAGNNQAAYDYLNAHGVHAVWAPAQFEATHQKTVTVDGQTSLILSGNLTSRYYSTGRDFGVIDQDSADVSAIEKVFNADFAGSSITPPTGDDLVWSPTNSQASLLKLINSATTSLSVENEEMALPAVVDALAGAAKRGVAVKVTMTYNSSYKANFNTLVAAGAQVSTYANSANTLYIHAKVIVADYGKPSAAVFVGSENFSSASLTGNRELGLIVNDSAVLSSVDKTVAGDFSGGTPWTA; this comes from the coding sequence CTGGTCGCGGACGCGGGCCGCGGCGTCACGGTCCGCGTCATCCTCGACCAGAACCGCGAGGCCGGCAACAACCAGGCGGCCTACGACTACCTCAACGCGCACGGCGTGCACGCGGTCTGGGCTCCGGCGCAGTTCGAGGCCACGCACCAGAAAACCGTGACGGTGGACGGCCAGACCTCGCTCATCCTGTCCGGCAACCTGACCAGCCGGTACTACTCGACCGGCCGCGACTTCGGGGTGATCGACCAGGACAGCGCTGACGTCAGCGCGATCGAGAAGGTGTTCAACGCCGACTTCGCAGGCAGCTCCATCACCCCGCCGACCGGCGACGACCTGGTCTGGAGCCCGACCAACTCGCAGGCCTCGCTGCTCAAGCTGATCAACTCCGCGACCACCAGCCTGTCGGTGGAGAACGAGGAAATGGCGTTGCCGGCAGTGGTCGACGCGCTGGCCGGCGCGGCCAAGCGCGGGGTCGCGGTCAAGGTCACGATGACTTACAACAGCAGCTACAAAGCCAATTTCAACACCCTGGTCGCGGCCGGGGCCCAGGTCAGCACGTACGCGAACAGCGCGAATACGCTCTACATCCACGCCAAGGTCATCGTCGCCGACTACGGCAAGCCCTCGGCCGCGGTGTTCGTCGGCTCGGAGAACTTCTCCAGCGCGTCGCTGACCGGCAACCGGGAACTCGGGCTGATAGTCAATGACTCCGCAGTGCTGAGTTCGGTCGACAAGACGGTGGCCGGCGATTTCTCGGGCGGCACTCCCTGGACTGCGTAA
- a CDS encoding MBL fold metallo-hydrolase, whose amino-acid sequence MKLAPHLHRLGNDVVACYLINTDEGITLIDAGLPGHWHDLQDELRSLGKSADDIRGVVLTHGDADHLGFAERLRREHGVPVYVHAADADRARTGEKPKTTIGPMKIGPTLGFFWYSLRKNGLRPQYVQEVVEVADGDVLDLPGRPVIVQMPGHSPGSVAVHVPLADAVFVGDALTTRHVLTGRTGPQPAPFTDDPDESRASLERLARLSASWVLPGHGAPSHTSPAQVADAVKQAGA is encoded by the coding sequence ATGAAGCTCGCTCCGCACCTGCACCGCCTCGGCAACGACGTCGTGGCGTGCTATCTGATCAACACCGACGAGGGCATCACGCTGATCGACGCCGGCCTGCCAGGCCACTGGCACGACCTGCAGGACGAGCTGCGGTCGCTGGGCAAATCGGCCGACGACATCCGCGGCGTCGTGCTGACCCACGGGGACGCCGACCACCTCGGCTTCGCCGAACGGCTGCGGCGCGAGCACGGAGTGCCCGTCTACGTGCACGCCGCCGACGCCGACCGCGCGCGCACCGGCGAGAAGCCCAAAACCACGATCGGCCCGATGAAAATCGGCCCCACACTCGGCTTTTTCTGGTATTCGCTGCGGAAGAACGGGCTGCGACCCCAGTATGTGCAGGAGGTGGTCGAGGTCGCCGACGGTGACGTCCTGGACCTGCCGGGCCGCCCGGTGATCGTGCAGATGCCGGGACACTCGCCGGGAAGCGTCGCCGTGCACGTGCCGCTCGCGGACGCCGTTTTCGTCGGAGACGCCCTGACGACCCGGCACGTGCTGACCGGGCGCACCGGCCCGCAGCCCGCGCCCTTCACCGACGACCCGGACGAGTCACGCGCGTCGCTGGAACGGCTCGCCCGGCTGTCGGCGTCGTGGGTCCTTCCCGGTCACGGAGCCCCTTCGCACACCTCCCCCGCTCAGGTGGCCGACGCGGTCAAGCAGGCCGGCGCGTAG
- a CDS encoding TetR/AcrR family transcriptional regulator: MPTPEKTSLSAIVAAGRELLESGGQDRLTMQSVAGRVGVRAPSLYKHVRDRAALLAAVAGSAVDELVARLEKTDGSLEGLVRAYRGFAQDSPEGFRLMMLSTLAPEEALDRAVAPILQVSRDLVGEEGALEAARLLTAWATGFIQMELVGAFRLGGDVDSAFEYGLARLRRALTAEPSSVD, from the coding sequence GTGCCGACTCCTGAGAAGACGTCGTTGAGCGCGATCGTCGCGGCGGGCCGGGAACTCCTGGAGTCGGGCGGTCAGGACCGGCTGACGATGCAGAGCGTCGCCGGCCGCGTCGGGGTCCGCGCCCCGTCGTTGTACAAGCACGTCCGTGACCGCGCGGCGCTGCTGGCGGCCGTGGCCGGGTCCGCCGTCGACGAACTCGTCGCCCGGCTTGAGAAAACCGACGGTTCATTGGAAGGGCTGGTGCGCGCCTACCGCGGCTTCGCCCAGGACAGCCCCGAGGGGTTTCGGCTGATGATGCTGTCCACGCTGGCGCCGGAGGAGGCCCTCGATCGCGCCGTGGCCCCGATTCTGCAGGTGTCCCGGGACCTCGTCGGAGAGGAAGGCGCGCTCGAAGCCGCGCGCCTGCTGACCGCGTGGGCCACCGGGTTCATCCAGATGGAACTCGTCGGCGCCTTCCGGCTCGGGGGAGACGTCGACAGTGCCTTCGAGTACGGCCTCGCCCGCCTTCGCCGCGCGCTCACGGCCGAGCCGTCCTCTGTGGACTGA
- a CDS encoding helix-turn-helix transcriptional regulator, with amino-acid sequence MSGNELGEFLRARRAQRSPEDAGLLYSGRRKVAGLRREEVAVLAGVNADYYTRLEQGRETRPSAQVLEALCRALDLDEDAREHLYRLAGTAPDRAPAPVAQTVSPELRQLMDGYPHTPAFVLSRTLDVLATNALADALFSPFETADNLARMTFLDPAGRQFYARWDWTAQATVANLRVAAGFDPHDPGLRHLVVELSEGSEQFRALWDTHQVRGKSREPKHLVHPDVGPLTLTYQAFDVRSAPGQQLVIYHAEPGTPSADALALLGSFHAPAPHSRATEG; translated from the coding sequence ATGAGTGGCAACGAGCTGGGTGAGTTCCTGCGGGCCCGCCGCGCGCAGCGGTCCCCGGAGGACGCGGGCCTGCTCTATTCCGGACGGCGCAAGGTGGCCGGGCTGCGTCGCGAGGAGGTCGCCGTGCTGGCCGGCGTGAACGCCGACTACTACACCCGCCTCGAACAGGGCCGCGAGACCCGCCCGTCTGCGCAGGTTCTCGAAGCCCTGTGCCGCGCGCTGGACCTCGACGAGGACGCGCGCGAGCACCTGTACCGGCTGGCCGGAACCGCCCCGGACCGCGCGCCCGCGCCGGTGGCGCAAACCGTGAGCCCCGAACTGCGCCAGCTCATGGACGGCTACCCGCACACCCCGGCCTTCGTGCTCAGCCGCACCCTGGACGTTCTGGCCACCAACGCGCTGGCCGACGCGCTGTTTTCACCGTTCGAGACAGCGGACAACCTGGCCCGCATGACCTTCCTCGATCCCGCCGGCCGGCAGTTCTACGCCCGCTGGGACTGGACGGCGCAGGCCACCGTCGCCAACTTGCGGGTGGCCGCGGGCTTCGATCCGCACGATCCGGGTCTGCGGCACCTGGTCGTGGAACTCAGCGAAGGCAGCGAGCAGTTCCGTGCGCTGTGGGACACCCACCAGGTACGCGGCAAGAGCCGGGAGCCCAAGCACCTCGTGCACCCCGACGTCGGCCCGCTAACCCTTACCTACCAAGCATTCGACGTGCGCAGCGCGCCCGGCCAGCAGCTGGTCATCTACCACGCCGAGCCCGGCACGCCCAGCGCCGACGCCCTCGCACTGCTGGGCAGTTTTCACGCCCCGGCGCCCCATTCACGCGCCACGGAAGGCTGA
- a CDS encoding Atu4866 domain-containing protein — protein MTDRETADVVGMWVTADGHIRQELRADGRYDEARGDRRSAYTGRYTVTGSHLDYVDDTGFTATGDLRDGVLYHEHLVLYREWPVPR, from the coding sequence ATGACAGACCGTGAAACGGCCGACGTGGTCGGCATGTGGGTGACCGCGGACGGCCACATCCGGCAAGAACTGCGCGCCGACGGACGCTACGACGAAGCGCGCGGCGACCGGCGTAGCGCCTACACCGGCCGATACACCGTGACCGGGAGCCATCTGGATTACGTCGACGACACCGGGTTCACCGCGACCGGGGACCTTCGCGACGGCGTTCTCTACCACGAGCACCTCGTCCTCTACCGCGAATGGCCGGTGCCGCGATGA
- a CDS encoding SDR family NAD(P)-dependent oxidoreductase, with the protein MSAPAGDLAGKVALVTGAARGVGAATVGWLHDRGARVLATDIRPEVADLKARFDEVSTLVGDVSREETAVRSVAAALDRFGGLDILVSNAGRSVNKPIVETTASDWDELMAINARAAFLHSREAFRVMRERGGAIVTVGSFACTVGLPEAAAYSASKGALAQLTKVLALEGGPHGIRANVVAPGVIETDLLDNFRDDSRAYLRSFGDAHPLGRVAQPDEIAEVIGFLASPRSSFITGAVVAADGGYTAA; encoded by the coding sequence ATGAGCGCACCGGCCGGCGATTTGGCCGGGAAGGTCGCGCTGGTCACCGGCGCCGCCCGGGGAGTCGGCGCGGCGACCGTCGGCTGGCTGCACGACCGCGGCGCGCGGGTGCTGGCCACCGACATCCGGCCCGAGGTGGCGGACCTGAAGGCTCGGTTCGACGAGGTGTCGACCCTGGTGGGCGACGTCTCGCGCGAGGAGACCGCAGTGCGGTCGGTGGCCGCGGCGCTGGACCGGTTCGGCGGCCTGGACATCCTGGTCAGCAACGCCGGCCGGTCGGTGAACAAACCGATCGTCGAGACCACGGCGTCCGACTGGGACGAGCTGATGGCCATCAACGCCCGCGCGGCGTTCCTGCACTCCCGCGAGGCGTTCCGGGTCATGCGCGAACGCGGCGGCGCGATCGTCACGGTCGGCTCGTTCGCCTGCACAGTCGGGCTGCCGGAGGCCGCCGCGTACAGCGCGTCCAAGGGGGCGTTGGCGCAGCTGACCAAGGTGCTCGCGCTGGAGGGCGGCCCGCACGGCATCCGCGCCAACGTCGTTGCCCCGGGGGTGATCGAGACCGACCTGCTCGACAACTTCCGGGACGACAGCCGCGCGTATCTGCGCTCTTTCGGCGACGCCCACCCGCTGGGCCGCGTCGCTCAGCCGGACGAGATCGCCGAGGTGATCGGGTTTCTGGCCTCGCCTCGGTCCAGCTTCATCACCGGCGCCGTCGTCGCCGCCGACGGCGGTTACACCGCGGCATGA
- a CDS encoding SDR family NAD(P)-dependent oxidoreductase translates to MPGRLSGKVALITGATGGIGSATAELFAREGAALIVADLDEDALRALSARLDTDVLAARLDVSSSESWDEAIELTRQRFGRLDVLVNVAGIVDWPGIEGTTRESWDRVIAVNQTGTWLGMKAAMPLLRASGNGSIVNTSSVLGLVGSGAAAAYQASKGAVRLLTKTAAVEYATQGVRVNSVHPGVIATPMIQDLLDAQGDQQPDIVRTPMRRAGRPAEIAPAMLFLAGDESSFVTGTELVVDGGLTAY, encoded by the coding sequence ATGCCTGGACGGCTTTCCGGCAAGGTCGCGCTGATCACGGGCGCGACCGGGGGCATCGGATCGGCCACTGCGGAGCTGTTCGCCCGCGAAGGCGCCGCCCTGATCGTCGCCGATCTGGATGAGGACGCGCTGCGTGCGCTGTCCGCGCGCCTGGACACCGACGTGCTCGCGGCCCGCTTGGACGTCTCGTCCTCCGAGAGCTGGGACGAGGCGATCGAGCTGACGCGGCAGCGCTTCGGGCGGCTGGACGTGCTGGTCAACGTCGCCGGAATCGTGGACTGGCCCGGAATCGAGGGCACCACGCGGGAATCCTGGGACCGGGTGATCGCGGTGAATCAGACCGGCACCTGGCTCGGCATGAAAGCCGCCATGCCCCTGCTTCGCGCCTCCGGCAACGGCTCGATCGTCAACACCTCGTCCGTCCTCGGCCTGGTCGGCAGCGGGGCCGCCGCCGCGTACCAGGCGTCGAAGGGCGCGGTGCGGCTGCTGACCAAAACCGCGGCCGTCGAATACGCGACCCAGGGCGTCCGGGTCAATTCGGTACACCCCGGTGTCATCGCTACCCCGATGATCCAGGACCTCCTCGACGCGCAGGGAGACCAGCAGCCCGACATCGTGCGCACGCCCATGCGTCGCGCGGGCCGCCCCGCGGAGATCGCCCCCGCGATGCTTTTCCTGGCCGGGGACGAATCCTCGTTCGTCACCGGAACTGAGTTGGTGGTCGACGGCGGGCTCACTGCGTACTGA